The segment CACCATGCCTGGGTCACTTCCTTTGAATGCAGAAGCCTGCTGGCCAAAAGATGTAGGAATTGTTGCACTTGAGATCTATTTTCCTTCTCAATATGTTGATCAAGCAGAGTTGGAAAAATACGATGGTGTAGATGCTGGAAAGTATACTATTGGCTTGGGCCAGGCTAAGATGGGCTTCTGCACAGATAGAGAAGACATCAACTCTCTTTGTATGACTGTGGTTCAAAATCTTATGGAGAGAAACAGCCTTTCTTATGATTGCATTGGGCGGCTAGAAGTTGGAACGGAGACAATCATTGACAAATCAAAGTCAGTGAAGACTAATTTGATGCAGCTCTTTGAGGAGTCTGGGAACACAGATATAGAAGGAATAGACACAACTAATGCATGCTATGGAGGCACAGCTGCTGTTTTCAATGCTGTTAACTGGATTGAGTCCAGCTCTTGGGATGGTATGTTACATGCCTCTACTCCAAAGAAACTCCTTGCAGATGAATAAGCCAAAATGACCTTTTAATTAATGCCACGTGCAAACTTTTACCAGTTAGGTTTATTTGAATGTATTTGGGAAGATAGCTATGACTTTCAACTTATCTGAATTAATGAATTGTTTATTGTGTAGGACAAAATTACTAAAACTTAGTGAGACCTTTTATTCTTTACCAAATCTGAGAAAAGCATAttctggggaaaataaataacatttcagtTTGCATGTATGATATTTACAGTGTTGATCACCTTGTGTACtaacaaaacatgtttttcagGACGGTATGCCTTGGTAGTTGCTGGAGACATTGCTGTATATGCCACAGGAAATGCTAGACCTACAGGTGGAGTTGGAGCCGTTGCTCTGCTAATTGGGCCAAATGCACCTTTAATTTTTGAACGAGGTGAGTGATTGTGAAAGTTTTTGTTCAAGTTTAAATTAGCACACTATGCtgagaaatttgaaaatagaatctAGTACTTACTGAGTGGTCAATTAACGCAGAAACTGTctgctaaatgctttatatgtgttatatttaCTCTTCATAGCAGTTGTATGGTATAAGTGATgtcatcccattttatagagaagtAAAATGGGTTTAAGTAATAACTTAATGGAATAGCTTGCCCAGAGTCAACACAGTAAGTGGCAAGTTTAACTTGTTTTCAGTTCAGTTAAGCAATTGCGATCCCCCAATTAGATTTATGAAACTTGCATGAAAATGTTGCATATCAAGGAGTCTTAGGCCTGTCTGTGGATAAGGTTAGGTGTTGTTTCAATTACGTATTGGCTTCACCTTGTGTTTCTTAACACTGCATGTGGCGGGAGTTGACTAGATAGTTAAGGAAGGCCCCCAGATAATGCAATGTGCTTACTAACATACAAACATCAAGAAGCAGAAATACATGGACATCTTCCTTTCTGGTTCTAACAGGACTTCGTGGGACACATATGCAACATGCCTATGACTTTTACAAGCCTGATATGCTTTCTGAGTATCCTATAGTAGATGGAAAACTCTCCATTCAGTGCTACCTCAGTGCGCTAGACCGCTGCTATTCTGTCTACCGCAAAAAGATCCGTGCCCAGTGGCAGAAAGGTGGGTTTTATTCGTTTTCCTTGACTTGGTATCTGTTGAGGACAGTGTGATGTGCCGGGTGTCTTCACTGAGAAACTGCTTCATGGGCATCCTTCATTAGTGTCCTTTAACCGTTTCTTTCTCGCCTACTAAATAGCCATTTTCCCATAGTTTCTGGGAATGCGTAATTTAGGAAGAGAGGTAAGCTTTGAGGTATGTCTCTGTAAAAATGAGGTATATCTGTGCAAAAATACCTAGGTCGATTTACCCCCAGTAAGAAAATCAAAAGTAGTGTAAAAGAAAGTAACTTGAGTTTTGTTCATCTTTCGTGAGAAGTATTTTCACAAGGTTTTAGTTTTTTGCAATTGTGATCCACAGAAAACtagtgaaaataaattactgaaatgtGATCCCCCTTCCCCTATAGTCTATTTGCATTTGACCTATGAattcatacttatttttttaatgtcatcatTAATCTCCATCCTTAACCGTGAAAAAGTTATTGTGGTACTGAAAAGGACAGTATTTGAATTCATGCTACTAAAACACACAATATCACATAAAGTGTGCTTTTTCTGTAGTCCAGCCTTGCTTTATAGAGGTTGTGAGAGAGGATTTAAAAGAATATTCAATAACAGATATTCAGAAAACTAGTGGCTCTGGATAAGAAGCATTCTTGCAGTATGTAAAATGTCTTACTATTTAACAGCATGTATGTAACAGTACAgtgatttttctaactttttattagGACACACAGTAAGAAATACTTTGTGCATGCTAAATgcaaacaaaagttttataaagtTATCCATGCTGCAAGTTATACAGTTTGCTATTTTctactctatttcatttttaaaagtactcttagtattttaagattaaaaaaatactggcCCTGATCCACTAAATTGATGATACACTCCACTAATGAGTATGACTCTTAAGTTTGAAAAACAGTAATGTATATTGTTCTATCtgtggatgtctttttttttcctttcccctttcttcgCGTCCCCCTgccccaactctggttcaagccgttgtttctcagtctagtgtgtaggacacagctctctggcccatgctggtattatgagccttgcgctcccccggctgaggcagtcgatTGCCAGCTCACGTTGCCAGCTCACGGCAGGTCTCAGCGGCTGCTGGCCATTcataggagcacagcactccaaccacccgAGACAGTGGGCGGGCCCCCATGGATGTCTTTTTGATATGCATTTTAAACcattaagttattttattatacagTGTATATTTGGTTGCTCTTTAAAGATATACAGCCCCTTAGCCCTGTTCTAAAATCAAACTTCAAAAGTTAGTaacttatattaatttaataatttctctggatttctttttcagAGGGAAATGACAAAGATTTTACCTTGAATGATTTTGGCTTCATGATCTTCCACTCACCCTATTGTAAACTGGTTCAAAAATCTCTAGCCCGGATGTTGCTGAATGACTTCCTTAATGACCagaacagagataaaaatagtaTCTATAGTGGCCTGGAAGCCTTTGGGTAAGAGTtgttgtgacttttttttccttctattaggagagcattttttcttatgttaaaCTGTTATTTATACGGTCCTGAAAATTTTAGAGCCAGAAGGATCTTAGGAGTCATCTAGTCTAGCCTGTTTATGTCATcgataaagaaactgagtcccagagaaatGGTGGCTTACGTACATGAATTCTTTAGTCATTTGTACTCAGATTTTCTGGTTTCCTCCTTTTAGCTTCCTTCCCGTTGCCACTATGATAGTATAGCCGCACAAGTGGCTATATTTACAACAGCCTCTTCactcttctccctgcctctctctagCCCCTGTGCCCATATCCACCCTGCACACTGCCACTATCAAAGTCTACTTTCGTATTTCttacattttccatttgaaagCCTTCCTAGCATGCAATGCCTGTTAAACCCAGGCATAGGTTTATGCTCCTTGCCTGTGTCCCTTCTCCATCTGATAAAATTCTACTAAACTTTTAAGACTTGGCTCCTGTAATATAATGACTCTTCTAACTAAATAGACATTACTATGGACTTAAAATAGTAGTATATTCTGTTTGGTGACAGTGAAGATTTAGTGGGTTTATTAACCCAATAGAATTAAGTTGTCttaattttatcataaaaatgtttgagaaaaagGACTGTACCACTGTtatgttttccatagcagttggCATGCTGCCACTTGGCttttaacaaatggaaaaacaatcaCACACACTTGCAGATTAGAATACTAATTGGATACgctatgtaatataataaaaatatagtgttTGAACACTGTAAAACCGTCTTTTTTACAAATCTTTCAGGGATGTTAAATTAGAAGATACCTACTTTGATAGAGATGTGGAAAAGGCTTTTATGAAGGCTAGTTCTGAACtttttaatcagaaaacaaagacatcttTGCTTGTAtcaaatcaaaatggaaatatgtACACATCATCAGTGTATGGTTCGCTTGCTTCTGTTCTAGCACAGTAAGTATAAATTTCAGCTGCTTAACTCCATTTAGGGAATGTTAGAATTCTAACACCAACTTGGGTGCCAGGTATGTTGGTGGCAGATCACGGAACATTTTATTTCCAGGCTTTCTTGCCAATTGTCCATTGAATTAAAGATACATGGGGTGAAGCTGCAGTAATCCCAGAGAATTTAATTTCACACGGCTTTTCTGGCTAGTCTCATGGTTTTATTATTCTTGACCTACAGTTGAACCATAAATCCCTTGTTGACAGAGTAacttattttatgtaaaacaacTTTCACAAGCCGCATCATTCTCAAAGAGATGAAAATGCTTGTTTCAGTCTGCTTATTGTGATGGTAAAGCTTTAGGTCCCTAAGGCTATAGGATGAATTTTTATTCCAACTCCTAGCTTCCTACACATTGTAGTAGTTTTAGATCAGTTAAACTTCCTAATAAGTCTTTCCCCCTGTACAGGTTCTCACCTCAGCAGCTTGCAGGAAAGAGGATTGGTGTGTTCTCTTACGGTTCTGGTTTGGCTGCCACCCTATACTCCCTTAAAGTTACACAAGATGCCACACCAGGTAAGTACTGAGGCTTCAAACAAGAATATTAAGAACCAACTGGTAAGGTTGATACTGCAAGCTTCTCAAGCAAGCACTTGAATCTGTTCCATAGatcattatattattacattttagtcTTCATTACTTCTTTGAACATAGCCAGAGTTTTTTTACTCTCTACAAATCTTTCTTGCCTGGGTAGAGGGTAGGATTATGTCTGCGTCAGGataccttctttccttccttccatgtcagcttaaatatttttatggcatagtgcttttgatttttccttttttggcaaATAACTTTCTTTTATCTCATGTTTTAAGCATATGTAGTCATGGGAAAGGGAAGCATATCTATTTAACACAGGCAGCTTTCAAGTTTTTACTCTAATGATTGAATCTGATCATGAGTGAATAATATCAGATCACTTCTTAGTCTCTCAtatctaagttatctaattttttATAACATTACAGTCTTGGCTATGTTTAAGGAAATTTCTGTGTCTTCCCTGAAGGAgcaaaaacatggagaaaaactgatggtCAACTTGGCATTACATTAAAATTGTATCATGGATCGTCTGTAGACAagttatttatagttttaaatctcACCTATTTCCTAACTTGGCT is part of the Rhinolophus sinicus isolate RSC01 linkage group LG03, ASM3656204v1, whole genome shotgun sequence genome and harbors:
- the HMGCS1 gene encoding hydroxymethylglutaryl-CoA synthase, cytoplasmic, which codes for MPGSLPLNAEACWPKDVGIVALEIYFPSQYVDQAELEKYDGVDAGKYTIGLGQAKMGFCTDREDINSLCMTVVQNLMERNSLSYDCIGRLEVGTETIIDKSKSVKTNLMQLFEESGNTDIEGIDTTNACYGGTAAVFNAVNWIESSSWDGRYALVVAGDIAVYATGNARPTGGVGAVALLIGPNAPLIFERGLRGTHMQHAYDFYKPDMLSEYPIVDGKLSIQCYLSALDRCYSVYRKKIRAQWQKEGNDKDFTLNDFGFMIFHSPYCKLVQKSLARMLLNDFLNDQNRDKNSIYSGLEAFGDVKLEDTYFDRDVEKAFMKASSELFNQKTKTSLLVSNQNGNMYTSSVYGSLASVLAQFSPQQLAGKRIGVFSYGSGLAATLYSLKVTQDATPGSALDKITASLCDLKSRLDSRTCVAPDVFAENMKLREDTHHLVNYIPQSSIDSLFEGTWYLVRVDEKHRRSYARRPSPNDDTLDEGVGLVHSSTATEHIPSPAKKVPRLPATAAEPEATVISNGEH